Proteins from a single region of Bradyrhizobium diazoefficiens:
- the thrS gene encoding threonine--tRNA ligase: MSDQPKSESGFQYSLSNLKPANPAAKVTLTFPDGAQRQYDKGISGLDLAKGISPSLAKRTVAMALDGVLTDLNDPIEADAKIELVNRDDPRALELIRHDCAHVLAEAVQSLWPGTQVTIGPVIENGFYYDFFRNEPFTPGDFAAIEKKMREIIARDKPFSKEVWDREKTKEVFRDKGEAFKVELVDAIPGNEPIKIYYQGDWFDLCRGPHMTSTGKVGSAFKLMKVAGAYWRGDSNNPMLTRIYGTAFAKQEDLDAYLKQIEEAEKRDHRKLGRELDLFHFQEEGPGVVFWHPKGWTIFQQLIAYMRRRLTGDYDEVNAPQILDKSLWETSGHWGWYRENMFAAQSAGDEAEDKRWFALKPMNCPGHVQIFKHGLKSYRDLPLRLAEFGVVHRYEPSGAMHGLMRVRGFTQDDAHIFCTEDQLADECLKINDLILSTYADFGFTGDLTVKLSTRPEKRVGTDAMWDHAERVMATVLREIQAQNNHIKTEINPGEGAFYGPKFEYVLRDAIGRDWQCGTTQVDFNLPERFGAFYIDHDGGKKPPVMVHRAICGSMERYIGILIEHYAGNFPLWLSPVQAVVTTITSEGDEYAKQVLEQARRAGLRVEIDLRNEKINYKVREHSLAKIPALLVVGKKEAETHSVSVRRLGSDGQKVMTTAEAIAALVDEATPPDVRRMRAARSDP; this comes from the coding sequence ATGTCCGACCAGCCCAAATCCGAATCCGGCTTCCAATATTCCCTCAGCAATCTGAAGCCCGCGAACCCCGCCGCCAAAGTCACCCTCACCTTCCCCGACGGCGCCCAGCGCCAATATGACAAGGGCATTAGCGGCCTCGACCTCGCCAAGGGCATCTCGCCCTCGCTCGCCAAGCGCACGGTCGCGATGGCGCTCGACGGCGTGCTCACCGATCTCAACGATCCCATCGAAGCCGATGCGAAGATTGAGCTCGTCAACCGCGACGATCCGCGCGCGCTCGAGCTGATCCGTCACGACTGCGCGCACGTGCTGGCTGAAGCCGTGCAATCGCTGTGGCCGGGCACGCAGGTGACCATTGGCCCAGTGATCGAAAACGGCTTCTACTACGACTTCTTCCGCAACGAGCCGTTCACGCCGGGAGATTTCGCGGCCATCGAGAAGAAGATGCGCGAGATCATCGCGCGCGACAAACCTTTCTCGAAAGAGGTTTGGGATCGGGAAAAGACAAAGGAGGTGTTCCGCGACAAGGGCGAGGCCTTCAAGGTCGAACTGGTCGACGCCATTCCCGGAAACGAGCCGATCAAGATCTACTACCAGGGCGACTGGTTCGATCTGTGCCGCGGCCCGCACATGACCTCGACCGGCAAGGTCGGAAGCGCCTTCAAATTGATGAAGGTGGCCGGCGCCTATTGGCGCGGCGACAGCAACAACCCGATGCTGACCCGCATCTACGGCACGGCGTTCGCCAAGCAGGAGGACCTCGACGCTTATCTGAAGCAGATCGAGGAGGCCGAGAAGCGTGACCATCGCAAGCTCGGGCGCGAACTCGACCTCTTCCACTTCCAGGAGGAAGGCCCGGGCGTCGTGTTCTGGCACCCGAAGGGCTGGACCATCTTCCAGCAGCTGATCGCCTATATGCGCCGGCGTCTGACCGGCGACTACGACGAGGTCAACGCGCCGCAGATCCTCGACAAGTCGTTGTGGGAGACCTCGGGCCATTGGGGCTGGTACCGCGAGAACATGTTCGCGGCGCAGTCGGCGGGGGATGAAGCCGAGGACAAGCGCTGGTTTGCGCTGAAGCCGATGAACTGTCCCGGTCACGTTCAGATCTTCAAGCACGGCCTGAAGAGCTACCGCGACCTGCCCTTGCGCCTCGCCGAGTTCGGCGTGGTGCATCGCTACGAGCCGTCCGGCGCCATGCACGGCCTGATGCGCGTGCGCGGCTTCACCCAGGACGACGCGCACATCTTCTGCACCGAGGACCAGCTCGCCGACGAGTGCCTGAAGATCAACGATCTGATCCTGTCGACCTATGCGGATTTCGGCTTCACCGGCGACCTCACGGTGAAGCTGTCGACACGTCCGGAGAAGCGCGTCGGCACCGATGCGATGTGGGACCACGCCGAGCGCGTGATGGCGACCGTTTTGCGCGAAATCCAGGCGCAGAACAATCATATCAAGACCGAGATCAACCCCGGCGAAGGCGCCTTCTACGGGCCGAAGTTCGAATATGTGCTGCGCGACGCCATCGGCCGCGACTGGCAGTGCGGCACCACGCAGGTCGACTTCAACCTGCCGGAACGGTTCGGTGCGTTCTACATCGACCATGACGGCGGCAAGAAACCGCCGGTCATGGTGCACCGTGCGATCTGCGGCTCGATGGAGCGCTATATCGGCATCCTGATCGAGCACTATGCCGGCAACTTCCCGCTCTGGCTCTCGCCGGTACAGGCGGTGGTCACGACCATCACCTCGGAAGGCGACGAATACGCCAAGCAGGTGCTGGAGCAGGCGCGGCGCGCAGGGCTTCGGGTCGAGATCGACCTGCGCAACGAGAAGATCAACTACAAGGTCCGCGAGCACTCGCTGGCCAAGATCCCGGCGCTGCTCGTGGTCGGTAAGAAGGAGGCCGAGACGCATTCGGTCTCGGTCCGCCGGCTCGGCAGCGACGGCCAGAAGGTGATGACGACCGCTGAGGCCATCGCCGCGCTGGTCGACGAGGCGACCCCGCCGGATGTCCGGCGGATGCGTGCGGCGCGGTCTGATCCCTGA
- a CDS encoding nitroreductase — MPDAIELLKTRRSVKPREMTGPGPSPAELETILTIGARVPDHGKLAPWRFIIFEGDARLRAGEVIANVFARKNPGAPAADIETERKRLTDAPLVIGVVSFTRPHPKVPAWEQELSAGASVMNIVTAATALGYGACWLTGWFAFDRDVLDGLGLKADEKLAGLVHIGTPTRPSEDRPRPVLSEIVARF, encoded by the coding sequence ATGCCCGACGCAATCGAACTCCTGAAGACCCGCCGCTCGGTCAAGCCGCGCGAAATGACCGGGCCCGGCCCCTCGCCGGCCGAGCTCGAGACCATTCTCACCATCGGCGCGCGGGTGCCCGATCACGGCAAGCTCGCGCCCTGGCGCTTCATCATTTTCGAGGGCGATGCACGCCTGCGCGCCGGTGAGGTGATCGCCAACGTCTTCGCCCGGAAGAATCCCGGCGCTCCCGCTGCTGATATCGAGACCGAGCGCAAGCGCCTCACCGATGCGCCGCTGGTGATCGGCGTCGTCAGCTTCACCAGGCCGCATCCGAAGGTGCCGGCGTGGGAGCAGGAATTGTCCGCGGGCGCCAGCGTCATGAACATCGTCACGGCCGCGACCGCGCTCGGCTACGGCGCCTGCTGGCTGACCGGCTGGTTCGCCTTCGATCGCGACGTGCTGGACGGGCTCGGCCTCAAGGCGGACGAAAAGCTCGCCGGCCTTGTCCATATCGGCACGCCGACCAGGCCGAGCGAGGACCGTCCACGC